From a region of the Gottschalkia purinilytica genome:
- the dapD gene encoding 2,3,4,5-tetrahydropyridine-2,6-dicarboxylate N-acetyltransferase, whose protein sequence is MKQPNLNDPYEIAKFIKEAEKSTPVKLFVKGSLEGIDFSGLKVFGEGNSRIAFGESDIVSKLLEGNKDKIEDFHIEFDRRNSAIPLIDSRNIKARIEPGAIIRDRVVIGENAVIMMGAVVNIGAEIGENTMIDMNAVVGARGTIGKNAHIGAGAVVAGVLEPPSKTPVIIEDDVLVGANAVILEGVRVGKGAVVAAGSIVTQDVPANSVVAGSPAKVIKEKDEKTAEKTKLLDDLRK, encoded by the coding sequence ATTAAACAACCTAATCTTAATGACCCTTATGAAATTGCAAAATTTATTAAAGAAGCTGAGAAGTCTACTCCAGTTAAACTTTTCGTTAAAGGAAGCTTAGAAGGTATAGATTTTTCAGGACTTAAAGTTTTCGGAGAAGGAAATTCGAGAATAGCTTTTGGTGAAAGTGACATTGTATCAAAACTTCTTGAAGGAAATAAAGATAAAATAGAAGATTTCCACATTGAATTCGACAGAAGAAATTCTGCAATCCCTCTTATAGATTCAAGAAATATAAAAGCAAGAATTGAGCCTGGAGCTATTATAAGAGATAGAGTTGTTATAGGTGAAAATGCTGTTATAATGATGGGCGCTGTTGTTAATATAGGTGCTGAAATTGGCGAAAACACTATGATTGATATGAATGCTGTTGTTGGTGCCAGAGGTACTATAGGTAAAAATGCTCATATTGGAGCAGGTGCAGTAGTTGCTGGTGTATTAGAACCACCTAGTAAAACTCCTGTTATAATTGAAGATGATGTACTTGTAGGAGCTAATGCAGTTATATTAGAAGGTGTTAGAGTTGGTAAAGGAGCTGTTGTTGCTGCTGGTTCAATTGTAACTCAAGATGTTCCTGCCAATTCAGTTGTTGCTGGTTCTCCTGCAAAGGTTATAAAAGAAAAAGATGAAAAAACTGCTGAAAAAACTAAATTATTAGATGATCTTAGAAAATAA
- a CDS encoding serine hydrolase domain-containing protein → MREKYFPTSQWDKKQLEEIDIDFEKIKLAMDEVKKLENINSFLLIKDGYLIIEDYYNGCNKDTLNIINSVTKSIISSLIGIVIDKGFIKGINERIIDYFPRHNIDESLTIRHLLTMTAGFEWGSHNINEPLLENMYESNNWIEFILNVPIDKEKIGVFQYNSGVSHILSNIITIASGMKTEEFANKYLFREIGIDEINTVNKINKTYSLRSIQWTNKEQWSKDPQGINIGGFGLMLKSRDMARLGLLYLNDGKWKDKQVISQDWIKESTKSQVKVDGIGNYGYHWWTKERKDSNLFFALGYGGHYIMCDPNNELVVVFTCESNNIKENKDPGYIIYKYIIPAFKRRSITASNKN, encoded by the coding sequence ATGAGGGAGAAGTACTTTCCTACAAGTCAATGGGATAAAAAACAATTAGAAGAAATTGATATAGATTTTGAAAAGATAAAACTAGCTATGGATGAAGTTAAGAAACTAGAAAATATAAATAGCTTTTTATTAATAAAAGATGGATATTTAATAATAGAGGATTATTACAATGGGTGTAACAAAGATACTTTAAATATTATAAACTCTGTAACTAAGAGTATAATATCTTCTTTAATAGGAATAGTTATAGACAAAGGATTTATAAAAGGTATTAATGAGAGGATTATAGATTATTTCCCAAGACATAATATAGATGAGAGTTTAACTATACGACATTTGCTTACTATGACTGCTGGATTTGAGTGGGGAAGTCATAATATAAATGAACCTTTACTTGAAAATATGTATGAAAGTAATAACTGGATAGAATTTATTTTAAATGTACCTATTGATAAAGAAAAAATAGGTGTATTTCAATATAATAGTGGAGTTTCTCATATACTGTCTAATATTATTACTATCGCTAGTGGGATGAAAACAGAAGAGTTTGCTAACAAATATTTATTCAGAGAAATAGGAATAGATGAGATAAATACTGTGAATAAAATAAATAAGACTTATAGCTTAAGAAGTATACAATGGACTAATAAAGAACAATGGAGTAAAGATCCTCAAGGAATAAATATAGGTGGATTTGGACTTATGCTAAAGTCAAGAGATATGGCAAGGTTGGGACTACTGTATCTAAATGATGGAAAGTGGAAGGATAAACAAGTTATATCTCAAGATTGGATTAAAGAATCTACTAAATCACAAGTTAAGGTAGATGGAATAGGGAACTATGGATATCATTGGTGGACTAAGGAGAGAAAAGATTCTAATTTATTCTTTGCATTAGGATATGGAGGACATTATATAATGTGTGATCCAAATAATGAATTGGTAGTGGTATTCACTTGTGAAAGCAATAATATAAAGGAGAATAAAGATCCAGGATACATTATATATAAGTATATAATTCCAGCCTTTAAAAGAAGATCTATAACTGCCAGTAATAAAAATTAA
- a CDS encoding M16 family metallopeptidase, producing MNKQYFDAKEHIFENGLKLITIKKDTKISSIQVGLKVGSINENLNEKGISHFIEHMLFKGTKHKNNEEINQALEDRGGSYNAYTTYTTTVFSITALAEELEKSTETLSDMIINSTFPKEEIEKERSVILSEIKNGMDDVEQYSYSKVNDIAFKKSFLKYDIAGTERRIKKFDRKQLLEFYNAYYIPNNCVISVISSYEHDEVKNMIERYFSNWERREIPKKDIIIEKNICTEKISYKKDIEQSTLIYLYTFYNLSREEEIALEILNYKLGESPNSILFRTLREEKGMTYEIYSELDATDNVKTLYIYTSLSEDDIWEAKRIIEDCIENIITNKINIDEKNIVLMKKVMKTGIASILEDTDSLCNYVLHQGLTDKKIDAFVDDLNILNHIERDKIYEVARKVFTEPTIHILLNK from the coding sequence ATGAATAAACAATACTTTGATGCAAAAGAGCATATATTTGAAAATGGACTTAAACTTATAACAATAAAGAAGGACACTAAAATATCATCTATACAAGTCGGACTTAAAGTCGGATCTATAAATGAGAATTTAAATGAAAAAGGTATAAGCCACTTTATAGAACATATGCTGTTTAAGGGTACGAAACATAAAAATAACGAAGAAATAAATCAGGCTTTAGAAGATCGTGGAGGATCATACAATGCATATACTACTTATACAACTACTGTTTTTAGTATAACAGCTTTGGCGGAAGAATTAGAAAAATCTACAGAAACATTGTCTGATATGATAATTAATTCTACATTTCCTAAAGAAGAAATTGAAAAAGAAAGAAGTGTTATACTGTCAGAAATAAAAAATGGCATGGATGATGTAGAACAATACAGTTATAGTAAAGTAAATGATATAGCTTTTAAAAAGAGCTTTTTAAAATATGATATTGCTGGAACTGAAAGAAGAATTAAAAAGTTTGATAGAAAACAACTATTAGAGTTTTATAATGCTTACTATATTCCAAATAATTGTGTGATAAGTGTCATATCTTCTTATGAACATGATGAAGTAAAAAATATGATAGAAAGATACTTTAGTAACTGGGAAAGAAGAGAGATACCGAAAAAAGATATTATAATTGAAAAGAATATATGTACAGAAAAAATCTCATACAAAAAAGATATAGAGCAAAGTACTTTGATATATTTATATACATTCTATAACTTATCTAGAGAAGAAGAAATAGCTTTAGAAATATTGAATTATAAATTAGGAGAAAGTCCTAATTCGATTTTGTTCAGAACATTAAGAGAAGAAAAAGGAATGACTTATGAGATATATTCTGAATTAGATGCCACAGACAATGTAAAAACTTTATATATCTATACATCTCTTAGTGAAGATGATATATGGGAAGCTAAAAGAATAATTGAAGATTGTATAGAAAATATAATTACAAATAAAATTAACATAGATGAGAAAAATATAGTTTTGATGAAAAAAGTTATGAAAACAGGAATAGCATCTATATTAGAAGATACAGATTCATTGTGTAACTATGTTTTGCATCAGGGTTTAACAGATAAAAAAATTGATGCTTTTGTAGATGACTTAAATATCTTAAATCATATTGAAAGAGATAAAATATATGAAGTAGCAAGAAAAGTTTTTACTGAACCTACAATTCATATATTATTAAATAAATAA
- a CDS encoding ABC transporter ATP-binding protein, translated as MLKVNDLQVFYGMIHAIKGVSFEVKKGEIVTLIGANGAGKTTILQSLSGMLKPKSGTIEYNGTELSTIEPHKIVQKGLAHVPEGRRVFYQMTVEENLELGGFSVKDKKQIDEGLKNAYEKFPRLYERRKQLAGTLSGGEQQMLAIGRALMSKPEIILMDEPSMGLAPILVKEIFNIIQEINKAGMTVLLVEQNANMALSIAHRAYVLETGKIVLEGNSKDLMGNTEIKKAYLGG; from the coding sequence ATGTTAAAGGTAAATGATTTACAAGTGTTTTATGGAATGATACACGCAATAAAAGGAGTTAGCTTTGAAGTTAAAAAAGGAGAAATAGTTACTTTAATAGGAGCTAATGGTGCAGGAAAAACTACTATTCTTCAATCTTTATCAGGTATGTTAAAGCCAAAATCAGGGACTATTGAATACAATGGTACGGAATTGTCAACTATAGAACCTCATAAAATAGTTCAAAAAGGACTTGCTCATGTCCCAGAAGGAAGAAGAGTATTTTATCAAATGACAGTAGAAGAAAACTTAGAATTAGGTGGATTTTCAGTTAAAGATAAAAAGCAAATTGATGAAGGACTTAAAAATGCATATGAGAAGTTTCCTAGACTTTATGAAAGAAGAAAACAATTAGCAGGAACATTAAGTGGAGGAGAACAACAAATGCTTGCTATAGGAAGAGCTCTTATGTCTAAGCCGGAAATAATATTAATGGACGAGCCTTCTATGGGATTAGCGCCTATATTAGTAAAAGAGATATTCAATATAATACAGGAAATAAATAAAGCTGGAATGACAGTTTTATTGGTAGAACAAAATGCTAATATGGCACTATCTATAGCACATAGAGCATATGTTTTAGAAACAGGAAAAATAGTATTAGAAGGTAACTCAAAAGATTTAATGGGAAATACGGAAATTAAAAAAGCTTATCTTGGTGGTTAA
- a CDS encoding ABC transporter ATP-binding protein, with product MPLLEAKNIGITFGGLRAVDNFSLTIDESEVVGLIGPNGAGKTTVFNMLTGVYLPTNGDIVIDDKKVTGSKPYQIVGKGVARTFQNIRLFENLSVLENVKTAFQKEMKYGILSGVLRLPSYWREEKEIDKKGRELLALFEMEDLADVTAKNLPYGKQRKLEIARALATNPKVLMLDEPAAGMNPQETIELMETIHFIRDKFKTSILLIEHDMNLVMGICERLVVLNYGVILAQGTPEEIKNNPDVISAYLGE from the coding sequence ATGCCATTATTAGAAGCTAAAAATATAGGAATTACATTTGGTGGTCTAAGAGCAGTTGATAACTTTAGTTTAACTATAGATGAAAGTGAAGTTGTAGGATTAATAGGTCCAAATGGTGCAGGTAAGACTACAGTATTTAATATGCTTACAGGAGTATATCTTCCTACAAATGGAGATATAGTAATAGACGATAAAAAAGTAACTGGGTCTAAACCATATCAAATAGTTGGAAAAGGTGTAGCAAGAACATTTCAAAATATAAGACTGTTTGAAAATTTAAGTGTTTTAGAGAATGTAAAAACGGCATTTCAAAAAGAAATGAAGTACGGAATATTATCAGGTGTATTAAGACTTCCAAGCTATTGGAGAGAAGAAAAAGAGATAGATAAAAAAGGAAGAGAGCTTTTAGCTTTATTTGAAATGGAAGATTTAGCAGATGTAACAGCTAAAAACTTACCTTATGGTAAACAAAGAAAGCTTGAAATAGCAAGAGCCCTTGCTACTAATCCTAAAGTATTAATGTTAGATGAACCAGCAGCAGGAATGAACCCACAAGAAACTATAGAACTGATGGAAACAATACACTTTATAAGAGATAAATTTAAAACATCTATACTTTTAATAGAACATGATATGAATTTAGTTATGGGAATTTGTGAGAGACTAGTTGTTTTAAACTATGGTGTAATTCTTGCACAAGGGACTCCTGAAGAAATTAAGAATAATCCAGATGTTATAAGTGCTTATCTAGGAGAATAG
- a CDS encoding branched-chain amino acid ABC transporter permease has translation MNQKLKHYGINFGIILILYFILFGAINSGVINGYHEGIIIMAGINIILAVSLNLTTGFLGELTLGHAGFMAIGAYTAALASMNMELPSVMQLIVSIIIGGLVAAIFGFLIGMPALRLRGDYLGIITLGFGEMIRVIITNLEITGGAVGLKGIALLSDFTNVYWVTILTIVIIFMFINSRHGRSVIAIRENEIAAEAVGVPTAFYKIFTFAMSAFFAGIAGGLFAHYQTVLDPKKFDFMFSIEMLVMVVLGGMGSITGAIVSAIFLTLLPELLRDFSDYRLLIYAILLIITMLFKPSGLFGTKEFSIHQLIKGRKQSAKGKIEAGGSE, from the coding sequence GTGAATCAGAAATTAAAACATTATGGAATAAATTTTGGAATTATATTAATATTGTATTTTATATTATTTGGGGCTATAAACTCAGGTGTCATTAATGGATACCATGAAGGAATCATTATTATGGCAGGTATAAACATAATACTTGCAGTTAGTCTTAACTTAACTACTGGATTTCTTGGAGAATTGACATTGGGACATGCGGGATTTATGGCGATTGGAGCATATACTGCAGCTTTAGCTAGTATGAATATGGAACTTCCTAGTGTTATGCAGCTTATAGTATCTATTATAATAGGTGGATTAGTAGCAGCTATATTTGGATTTTTAATAGGGATGCCTGCTTTAAGATTAAGGGGAGATTACTTAGGAATCATAACTTTAGGATTTGGAGAGATGATTCGTGTTATTATAACTAACCTTGAGATTACAGGAGGGGCAGTTGGATTAAAAGGAATAGCTCTATTATCTGACTTTACTAATGTATATTGGGTAACTATACTAACAATCGTAATTATATTTATGTTTATTAATTCTCGTCATGGTAGAAGTGTTATTGCCATAAGGGAAAATGAAATAGCAGCAGAAGCAGTTGGAGTTCCAACAGCATTTTATAAAATATTCACATTTGCTATGTCTGCGTTCTTTGCAGGAATAGCAGGAGGACTTTTTGCTCACTATCAAACTGTATTAGATCCAAAGAAATTTGACTTCATGTTTTCAATTGAAATGTTAGTTATGGTTGTTTTAGGTGGAATGGGAAGTATAACAGGAGCTATAGTGTCAGCAATATTCCTTACACTATTACCAGAACTTTTAAGAGACTTTTCAGATTATAGACTATTAATATATGCTATTTTGTTAATCATTACAATGCTGTTTAAACCTTCTGGCTTATTTGGGACTAAAGAGTTTTCTATACATCAATTAATTAAAGGAAGAAAACAAAGTGCTAAAGGGAAAATAGAAGCTGGAGGGAGTGAATAA
- a CDS encoding branched-chain amino acid ABC transporter permease — protein sequence MFEDLGQQLINGLHVGSIYALIALGYTMVYGIIKLINFAHGDILMIGAFLAYFLVRAGVPIPLVIIISTVLCALIGVAIERFAYKPLRSAPRISALITAIAVSLFIENLFMILFKPDPRPFPTVLKLKAISIGSLKINGITILTIVLSAILMILLEFFINKTKTGKAMRAVSQDKQAALLMGININRTISATFAIGSALGAVGGILFSMSYPIIEPYMGMMPGLKAFVAAVLGGIGIIPGAMLGGVMMGVAESLTKSYISSQLSDAVVFGILILVLLIKPAGILGKNTREKV from the coding sequence ATGTTTGAGGATTTAGGACAACAGCTTATCAATGGACTTCATGTTGGAAGTATATATGCATTGATAGCTTTAGGATATACAATGGTATACGGAATCATAAAATTAATAAACTTTGCACATGGAGATATCTTAATGATAGGAGCATTTTTAGCCTATTTTTTAGTAAGAGCAGGTGTGCCAATTCCTTTGGTTATAATTATAAGTACAGTACTTTGTGCATTAATTGGTGTTGCAATAGAAAGATTTGCTTATAAACCTTTAAGATCAGCACCTCGTATATCTGCACTTATTACTGCAATTGCAGTTAGTTTATTTATTGAAAACTTATTCATGATTTTATTTAAGCCAGATCCAAGACCATTTCCAACAGTATTAAAATTAAAGGCAATAAGTATAGGAAGCTTGAAGATCAACGGCATAACTATTTTAACTATTGTACTTTCAGCTATATTGATGATATTATTAGAATTCTTTATAAACAAAACAAAAACAGGTAAAGCGATGAGAGCTGTTTCACAAGACAAACAAGCAGCTTTGTTAATGGGAATTAATATTAATAGAACTATATCAGCAACTTTCGCTATAGGATCTGCACTTGGAGCTGTAGGAGGAATTCTTTTTAGTATGTCATATCCAATTATAGAACCATATATGGGCATGATGCCAGGACTTAAAGCCTTCGTAGCAGCTGTATTAGGAGGTATAGGAATAATACCTGGAGCTATGTTAGGTGGCGTTATGATGGGAGTGGCTGAGAGTCTTACTAAGTCATATATATCTAGTCAACTTTCAGATGCGGTTGTATTCGGAATATTAATATTAGTGCTTTTAATAAAACCAGCAGGAATACTTGGTAAAAACACTCGTGAGAAAGTGTAG
- a CDS encoding ABC transporter substrate-binding protein: MIKMKKVLALGMSLVLAGGMLAGCGKKKADSNTIKIGGIAPLTGKVSVYGKATEEGYKLAIKQYNEKGGVLGKKIELKVYDDKGDNNEAINAYNKLVNNDGVDGIIGAVISSNALAIAPKAAKDGIPMITPTGTAGEITEAGNNIFRSCFTDPYQGGKIAKYATEDLKAKTAAIMYDPGNDYGVGLAKAFKETFEKSGGKVVADEGYTANDKDYKSILTKVKGKNADVLFVPDYYNTVALIGKQAKEVGIQSTLLGGDGWDGVVGIDKESVEGGYFSNHYAVNDPNPVVKDFVEAYKKEYNGKLPNAFAALGYDAGVTLLEAIKKAGTTDSKKVVEALKNTDLELVSGKTKFDENRNPIKPVSVIKVVNGQYELAGKK, encoded by the coding sequence ATGATTAAGATGAAAAAGGTCCTAGCGCTAGGAATGAGCTTAGTATTAGCAGGTGGGATGTTAGCAGGATGTGGAAAGAAAAAAGCGGATTCAAATACTATTAAAATTGGAGGAATAGCACCATTAACAGGAAAAGTATCTGTATATGGAAAAGCTACTGAAGAAGGCTATAAGCTAGCTATTAAGCAGTATAATGAAAAAGGTGGAGTACTAGGAAAGAAAATAGAACTAAAGGTATATGATGATAAGGGAGATAATAATGAAGCTATCAATGCTTACAATAAATTAGTAAACAATGATGGAGTAGATGGAATAATAGGAGCTGTAATTAGCTCAAATGCTTTAGCTATAGCACCTAAAGCTGCTAAAGATGGAATTCCGATGATAACTCCAACAGGTACTGCAGGAGAGATTACGGAAGCTGGTAATAATATTTTCCGTTCATGTTTTACAGATCCTTACCAAGGAGGTAAAATAGCGAAATATGCTACTGAAGATTTGAAAGCTAAAACAGCTGCTATAATGTATGATCCAGGAAATGATTATGGTGTTGGACTAGCTAAGGCGTTCAAAGAAACATTTGAAAAATCAGGTGGAAAGGTAGTAGCAGATGAAGGATACACAGCTAACGATAAGGATTATAAATCAATATTAACTAAGGTTAAAGGTAAAAATGCAGATGTTTTATTTGTACCAGATTATTATAATACTGTAGCTCTAATAGGGAAACAAGCAAAAGAAGTAGGAATTCAATCTACACTTTTAGGTGGAGATGGATGGGATGGAGTAGTTGGTATCGATAAAGAATCCGTTGAAGGTGGATACTTCTCAAATCATTATGCTGTTAATGACCCAAATCCTGTAGTTAAAGATTTTGTAGAAGCTTATAAAAAAGAATATAATGGCAAATTGCCAAATGCATTTGCTGCTTTAGGTTATGATGCTGGAGTTACTTTATTGGAAGCTATTAAAAAAGCAGGAACTACAGATAGCAAAAAAGTAGTAGAGGCATTAAAAAATACAGATTTAGAGCTAGTTTCAGGAAAAACTAAATTTGATGAAAATAGAAATCCAATTAAGCCAGTTTCTGTTATAAAAGTGGTTAATGGACAATATGAATTAGCCGGTAAAAAGTAA
- a CDS encoding fumarylacetoacetate hydrolase family protein translates to MYFLTFRFNNEEKIGILNSSKTGVIIIDEVFKKLNKTIPDSLHSLILDSSDNTLINDIKKCIELHRFDSISLDNIKLCPPISYPNRVFGVGKNYVKHIKEIGVLGGNIGEQPIFFSKIADPAIGDGDFINIHSSVTEKVDYEAELAVVIGKDGSNIKREEVENYIFGYTIANDISSRDLQAKHVQWFKGKNLDTFCSIGPYIVYKDLIPIPVELNISSKVNGELRQNSNTKNMLFDISHIISTLSQGFTLKAGDIIMTGTPEGTGVGFDPPKFLKSGDKIECTIEKIGTLTNFAK, encoded by the coding sequence ATGTATTTCTTAACATTTAGATTTAATAACGAAGAAAAAATAGGAATATTAAATAGCTCTAAGACTGGAGTAATTATAATTGATGAAGTTTTCAAAAAGTTAAACAAAACAATCCCAGATTCTTTACATAGCTTAATTTTAGATTCAAGTGATAATACTTTGATAAATGATATAAAAAAATGTATTGAATTACACAGGTTTGATTCAATTTCATTAGATAATATTAAACTATGTCCACCAATTTCTTATCCAAATAGAGTATTTGGTGTAGGAAAAAACTATGTAAAGCACATAAAAGAAATAGGTGTACTTGGTGGCAATATAGGAGAACAACCTATATTCTTTTCTAAAATAGCAGATCCAGCTATTGGCGATGGTGATTTTATAAATATTCATAGTTCAGTAACAGAAAAGGTAGACTATGAAGCAGAGTTGGCTGTAGTAATAGGAAAAGATGGATCTAATATAAAAAGAGAAGAAGTTGAAAATTATATATTTGGATATACAATTGCTAACGATATAAGCTCTAGGGATTTACAAGCTAAACACGTACAATGGTTTAAAGGAAAAAATCTAGATACTTTTTGTTCAATAGGCCCTTATATAGTTTACAAAGACCTAATACCAATTCCAGTAGAATTAAACATATCTTCTAAGGTAAATGGAGAATTAAGGCAAAATTCAAATACAAAGAATATGTTGTTTGACATTTCTCATATAATAAGCACTCTATCTCAAGGATTTACATTAAAAGCTGGTGACATTATAATGACAGGCACACCAGAAGGAACAGGTGTAGGATTTGATCCACCTAAATTTTTAAAATCTGGAGATAAGATAGAATGTACCATAGAAAAGATAGGAACTTTAACTAATTTTGCTAAATAG
- a CDS encoding gamma-glutamyl-gamma-aminobutyrate hydrolase family protein, with translation MKKPLIGVAGSTFNTINKLNESVEKIFVNTDYIRCVEEAGGTPIILPLVYDNEMIKKQVSICDGILMCGGLDANPMYYNEEPHQKLGWVNTTLDEYQIQVIKATLDIDKPLLAICRGHQLLNVACGGSLYQDLCQVPRETLKHKQDARRHEYCHEVNISQNSKLGKILGENAFVNSFHHQAIKDLGENLSITAVANDGIAEAIEMKERKFVLGVQWHPECMALYYNNMMNIFKEFIQNCN, from the coding sequence ATGAAAAAACCATTAATCGGTGTAGCAGGAAGTACTTTTAATACAATTAATAAGTTGAATGAATCAGTAGAAAAAATATTTGTGAATACAGATTATATTAGATGTGTAGAAGAAGCAGGAGGAACACCAATAATACTTCCGTTAGTATATGATAATGAAATGATAAAAAAACAAGTAAGTATTTGTGACGGAATTTTAATGTGTGGAGGACTCGATGCTAATCCAATGTACTATAATGAAGAGCCACATCAAAAATTAGGATGGGTTAATACTACTTTAGATGAATATCAAATCCAAGTGATTAAAGCTACTTTAGATATTGATAAACCTTTATTAGCTATATGTAGAGGTCACCAGCTATTGAATGTAGCTTGTGGAGGAAGTTTATATCAAGACTTGTGTCAAGTTCCAAGAGAGACATTAAAGCATAAACAAGATGCTAGAAGACATGAATACTGTCATGAAGTTAACATATCTCAAAATAGTAAATTAGGAAAAATACTTGGAGAAAATGCATTTGTGAATAGTTTTCATCATCAAGCTATAAAAGATCTAGGAGAAAATTTAAGTATTACAGCAGTGGCTAATGATGGTATAGCTGAAGCTATAGAGATGAAAGAGAGAAAGTTTGTACTAGGAGTTCAATGGCATCCAGAATGTATGGCTTTATACTATAACAATATGATGAATATATTTAAAGAATTTATACAAAATTGTAATTGA
- a CDS encoding M20 metallopeptidase family protein, which produces MNDSIYDKISKLANKYKREVIEIRRSIHMYPELAFEEIRTSQIVANKLKEIGIEVTTKIAETGVVGILRGKYKGKTVALRADMDALPIQEDNELDFKSINDGVMHACGHDCHTANLLGVAMILSELREEIRGNVKFIFQPGEETGGGGNRLIKAGVLENPKVDAIFAIHIGPGDLGRIDIGHGSISANSDGFMLKIKGKKAHTSTPQQGTDAIVISAHIITALQTILTRQLSPFEPATFTIGKIKGGVAHNIIPDLVQIRGMIRCISQDARKTIKDKIKDISKSIAESMGGDCEVKFKAGYPSVINNKKMFELVKKVGTDLYGKERVFINNEPMLISEDFGFYSHLIPACLFFISSGESCPLHTSKFIVDEDVFDTTLTMLSSIAVRYLHENS; this is translated from the coding sequence ATGAATGACAGTATTTATGATAAGATATCGAAATTAGCTAATAAATATAAACGAGAAGTGATTGAAATAAGAAGAAGTATACACATGTACCCTGAATTAGCATTTGAAGAGATAAGAACTTCTCAAATAGTTGCTAATAAGTTAAAGGAGATTGGGATAGAGGTAACAACTAAAATAGCAGAAACAGGCGTTGTAGGGATTTTGAGAGGAAAATATAAAGGAAAAACAGTTGCACTTAGGGCTGATATGGATGCGTTACCTATCCAAGAAGATAATGAACTAGACTTTAAGTCTATAAACGATGGAGTTATGCATGCTTGTGGTCATGATTGTCATACAGCTAATCTGCTTGGGGTAGCTATGATACTTTCAGAGCTTAGAGAAGAAATAAGAGGGAATGTAAAATTTATCTTTCAACCAGGAGAAGAAACTGGTGGTGGAGGTAATCGTCTTATAAAAGCAGGAGTTCTGGAAAATCCCAAAGTAGATGCTATATTTGCTATTCATATAGGACCAGGTGATTTAGGAAGAATAGACATAGGCCATGGTTCTATAAGTGCTAACTCAGATGGGTTTATGTTAAAAATAAAAGGAAAAAAGGCCCATACATCTACTCCACAACAAGGTACAGATGCGATAGTAATATCGGCCCACATTATAACAGCTCTACAAACAATCTTAACTAGACAACTTAGTCCTTTTGAGCCAGCTACATTTACTATCGGTAAAATTAAAGGTGGAGTCGCACATAATATAATACCTGATTTAGTGCAAATAAGAGGTATGATAAGATGTATATCTCAGGATGCTAGAAAAACTATAAAAGATAAAATTAAAGACATATCAAAATCTATAGCTGAAAGTATGGGTGGAGATTGTGAGGTTAAATTTAAAGCTGGATATCCATCAGTAATAAATAATAAGAAAATGTTTGAATTAGTAAAAAAAGTAGGTACAGATTTATATGGTAAGGAAAGAGTTTTTATAAATAATGAACCTATGCTTATTTCTGAAGATTTTGGATTCTATTCTCATCTAATACCAGCATGCTTATTTTTCATAAGTTCAGGAGAATCTTGTCCACTGCATACTTCGAAATTTATAGTTGATGAAGATGTATTCGATACTACTTTAACTATGTTATCATCAATAGCTGTAAGATACTTACATGAAAATAGCTGA